A single window of Archangium gephyra DNA harbors:
- a CDS encoding HesA/MoeB/ThiF family protein, protein MPESRVCPPWWERWAGWWEHQQLFLQAEDPAGRFDYEHALHRARWKGHLQAAGRAWEVIIRWGPGTPYMAPAIEPVGCWSMYHQLRDRSMCLLKPEALSAGYTGVPDMGFWLKRAAGWFEGYVQGRWAIEPALWHVVALGRPGAGHRVNLPPMRLMGLPPAWRRGAFERVGQFRALVSSNEGLSAVKEWRPGIKGQWRHWAEAGNLVAGEREELQGIWLRPEVGVERRSRRERFFKDERLWKQFLHLSKQLSEKSSKKQRRFLMAFGWDFAGESDTTWLVDVFDPSLKPEPVRTLQDLGPNASLEELRALVMDSLMDTLRELQQVFETPKSWSGIVLDDQTLDARRRSGRQEAVHQRISSAQVFLVGLGALGSEVAHLLAQEGVGNFLLVDADLLMPGNVARHRANLADAGRPKVVAVQQDIQRINPSAKVQVLENWIDEQLPRLGWTPQGPDVPFVAVGLTGDEASEHVLGELATHHQQHCLHAWMEMDGQVLRLFRVLSGKDPTLLQLSREPQSSIPPLPRSSGLAVPPRECAETVLPGSAGNIHAAANFIARMVLDVITGRQDEENHWLFAPDGVRDTEVEFSPLRSRYGVASFRLSGSRSLAAPHGTAA, encoded by the coding sequence TTGCCTGAGAGTCGCGTCTGTCCTCCCTGGTGGGAGCGGTGGGCGGGGTGGTGGGAGCATCAACAACTCTTCCTACAGGCCGAGGATCCAGCGGGGCGCTTCGACTACGAGCATGCGCTGCACCGTGCTCGATGGAAGGGCCACCTCCAGGCGGCTGGCAGAGCCTGGGAGGTCATCATCCGGTGGGGGCCAGGCACGCCCTACATGGCGCCGGCCATCGAGCCGGTGGGCTGCTGGTCCATGTACCACCAACTCCGGGATCGCTCCATGTGCCTGCTGAAGCCAGAGGCCCTGTCGGCCGGGTACACCGGGGTCCCCGACATGGGCTTCTGGCTGAAGCGCGCGGCCGGCTGGTTCGAGGGCTATGTCCAGGGGCGTTGGGCGATCGAGCCCGCGCTGTGGCATGTCGTGGCGCTCGGGCGGCCCGGAGCGGGGCACAGGGTGAACCTGCCACCCATGCGCCTGATGGGGTTGCCACCCGCCTGGAGGCGGGGAGCGTTCGAGCGGGTGGGGCAGTTCCGTGCGCTCGTCTCCAGCAACGAGGGGCTGAGCGCCGTGAAGGAGTGGCGCCCTGGCATCAAGGGCCAGTGGCGGCACTGGGCAGAGGCCGGGAACCTGGTCGCGGGGGAACGGGAGGAACTCCAGGGCATCTGGCTCCGGCCGGAGGTCGGCGTGGAGCGGCGGTCGAGGCGGGAGCGGTTCTTCAAGGACGAGCGGCTTTGGAAGCAGTTCCTGCATCTGTCGAAACAGCTCTCCGAGAAGTCCAGCAAGAAGCAACGCCGGTTCCTGATGGCCTTTGGCTGGGATTTCGCCGGGGAGAGCGATACCACCTGGCTCGTGGATGTGTTCGATCCCAGCCTCAAGCCGGAGCCTGTCCGGACCCTCCAGGACCTGGGACCCAATGCCAGCCTGGAGGAGCTCCGCGCGCTCGTGATGGACTCCCTCATGGACACCCTTCGGGAGTTGCAGCAGGTGTTCGAAACGCCGAAGTCATGGAGTGGAATCGTGCTGGATGACCAGACCCTGGATGCGCGGCGCCGGAGCGGCAGGCAGGAGGCCGTCCATCAACGCATCTCCTCGGCGCAGGTGTTCCTCGTGGGCCTGGGAGCGTTGGGCTCCGAGGTGGCGCATCTGCTGGCCCAGGAGGGAGTCGGGAACTTCCTGCTCGTGGATGCGGATCTCCTGATGCCGGGCAATGTCGCTCGCCACCGCGCGAACCTGGCCGACGCGGGCCGCCCGAAGGTGGTGGCCGTCCAACAGGACATCCAGCGCATCAACCCCTCCGCCAAGGTCCAGGTGCTCGAGAACTGGATCGACGAGCAGCTCCCGAGACTGGGCTGGACTCCGCAGGGGCCGGACGTGCCGTTCGTGGCGGTGGGACTCACGGGGGATGAAGCCAGTGAGCACGTGCTCGGAGAGCTCGCCACCCACCATCAGCAGCACTGCCTCCATGCCTGGATGGAGATGGATGGGCAGGTGCTGCGGCTCTTCCGGGTGCTGAGTGGCAAGGACCCGACGCTGCTCCAGCTGTCGAGGGAGCCCCAGTCCTCCATTCCGCCCCTGCCGCGCTCCTCGGGTCTCGCCGTGCCTCCGCGGGAGTGCGCGGAGACGGTGCTCCCGGGCTCGGCGGGCAACATCCACGCGGCGGCCAACTTCATCGCCCGCATGGTGCTCGACGTCATCACTGGCCGCCAGGACGAGGAGAACCATTGGCTCTTCGCTCCGGATGGTGTGCGCGACACGGAGGTGGAGTTCTCCCCGCTCCGCTCCCGCTACGGTGTGGCGAGCTTCCGGCTCTCCGGCTCACGCTCTCTTGCCGCGCCACACGGCACCGCCGCGTGA